Below is a genomic region from Archocentrus centrarchus isolate MPI-CPG fArcCen1 unplaced genomic scaffold, fArcCen1 scaffold_42_ctg1, whole genome shotgun sequence.
tgatggactttttaaagcaggtgggaatcacacacagtttcagtgagaggttgaatatcactgtaaacacaggtgccagctggtcagcgcaggtcttaaggacacgtccgctaataccgtctggtccagccgctttcctggtgtttacacgtctaaacgccctcctcacgtcgcgctccgtcacagtgagtgtctccgcccctccggccgggagcgcagcgggctgtctgcttcccgactcaaagcgcgcaaagaagatgttgagttcatcagccagagaagcgtcggcactcaccgggtgtgtgtgtggtgctttgtagtccgtgatggtgcgtagtccctgccacagtcccctggggtcagactgttgtagttgctgttccagtctgcggccgtagcgatgtttagcctctttcaccgctctgcggatggtgtatgatgcaaccttgtagtcctccatgttcccagaggcgaggccggagttgtaggcaacggtgcgggacctcagggcgtcgcggagagatttatccacccacggcttctggttgggaaaagtcctgatggtcctcctaagtgaagtgtcttcaacaactttcccaataaatcccacaacagtttccgtaaactcctcgatgtctccgcccgcgctgctgcgaaacatgtcccagtcggttgaatccaacgcaccctgcagtgcagcctctgtttgatcagaccaccgtgtcacttctctcacagcagggggttcctgcctgagccgttgtttgtatttcggcatgagaagcacagaggtgtggtcagacttcccaaaaggcggaagaggctttgctttgtagccatctttgaatggagaatagcagtggtctagggtcctctctcctctggtggggcagtcgatgtgttgaatcaattccggtatcacctttttcaagtttgcactgttaaagtccccggctacgatgagagccgcatcacgctggttagcctgataggtggaaatagcctcatgtagctcggatagtgcagtgtttgtgtccgcctgaggtggaatatagacggcgctgaagatgaccgacgtaaactcgcggggcaggtagtgggggcggcatttcagggttaggagctccaggttagatgaacatgattgtttcagaaggacaacattcctactgtcacaccagttgttattaatcattaggcacacacctcctcctcttgattttccagactcactcgttctgtccgtgcgatgaacactgaagaactccgacggctgtacggcgtggtccggtatgaggggagtcagccatgtctccgtgagacagatgatgttgcagtcccttatgtccctctgaaactgtatcctggccctgagttcgtccagcttgttatccagtgactggacattagccaacaggatgctcggcagtggcgtttttATTGGGATTACCAGACACATCAGTCTAAAATTTTTGGGACTGAAGTAAACTGAGACAGGAAATAAAattacagagaagaagaaatataatggtgaaaaataaaagtcacttgCTTCACCCACAAGAGCCCAGGTAGGTCAGACACTCTCCATACCTGTGTGCTTCTTCCATAGAAGCTGGACTACAACCAGAACCAGAACTAGGACCAGAGAATCTGCAACTGGGACTATGAAGAAGGAGTAAGTAGGAGGATCAGAGATATGAGTGTATGCTTCTGTTGTTGCTCTTTTTCTTGTAAGGGAGGTTGTTATTGGAGGATCTGTAGGAGAGATGATGAACCAGAGTCAGTCAGTTCATTATCAGCTCAGCAGGTTAgctttaaacaggaagtgatgtcagtgttctgacctttgaccctcagAAAGCTCTGAGGAGATGATCCAAACTCATCAGTAGCACACCAGTAGAGACCTTCATCAGACTGCTGCATGTTAATGGTGATGCTGTGCTCTGATTTAGGTCTGACAAAACGTCCATTAAAGACGAAATAAGCTGCTACTGTGCTGccacttttctttttgcagagtagagtgacatcacttcctgtcctcaCAGGAAGTGCAGGGATCTCCAGGATCACATGTTTATCTGAacagcagagacacaaacagagtgATGTAGAGGTGGTTTAACAGCATCCTGTTAGTCTGATGGTTAAATGCTTCCATTACCTGATACAGTGATGTTCACTTCTTCACTCTTCTCTCCAGCTTTATcttcacaccagtaaactccactgatTGGCTTGAACACATCAAGCAAACAGGATGAACCATTTaagccccgcccacctgctCCACATGACTCAGTCCCTCTTCCCGTGTCCCTCTTCAGTGTCCATCCATCAGAGCCCACCTGACCTTCACAtctcagagacactgaggcTCCTACAAAGAACTGCTGAAGGTTTGGACTGACAGTCAGAGAGGCTGGAGGACAGACGCACAGTTTATTATGTTTAGGAGCCACTGATTGGTTTCTGATGGACCGTGGTTCACCTCCATCTactcacctgcagaaacagtcagagcagacagcagcagctcacacacacctgcaacaggaggacagaggtcactgaaggtcagaggtcactgaaggTCAGAGGCCACTAAAGCTATTTTGGTCTCATGTGGTTCATTCTTTATTGTGATGTTTCTATTTGATAAAGTCTCACTCTGATTTCACCCTCCCATCTGTGATCCAGACTGTCTGCACTATAATATTCTCAGTCC
It encodes:
- the LOC115777036 gene encoding uncharacterized protein LOC115777036 gives rise to the protein MKTSSVSLLLGVCELLLSALTVSAASLTVSPNLQQFFVGASVSLRCEGQVGSDGWTLKRDTGRGTESCGAGGRGLNGSSCLLDVFKPISGVYWCEDKAGEKSEEVNITVSDKHVILEIPALPVRTGSDVTLLCKKKSGSTVAAYFVFNGRFVRPKSEHSITINMQQSDEGLYWCATDEFGSSPQSFLRVKGQNTDITSSTTEAYTHISDPPTYSFFIVPVADSLVLVLVLVVVQLLWKKHTAPTQAPPSDVTYAEVIIRVSQ